The following proteins come from a genomic window of Helicobacter canadensis MIT 98-5491:
- the rnc gene encoding ribonuclease III: MDLKDFQQYLGYHFSNQNLLQEALTHKSAKKSTHNERLEFLGDAVLDLIIGEFLYKKFPHSPEGELSKMRASMVNEKAFAKIARYLNIGEYLYISHSEEQNNGREKDSILSNAFEAIVGAIYLESGLEKVQTIVLKILDILYPKIDLENLFYDYKTSLQELTQALFGITPEYVVLDSKGPDHNKEFLMGVFIQNKEYAQAKGKSKKEAQQNCAKIALKILKDRQ; the protein is encoded by the coding sequence GTGGATTTAAAAGATTTTCAACAATATCTAGGCTATCACTTCTCCAATCAAAACTTACTCCAAGAGGCTCTAACCCATAAAAGTGCCAAAAAATCTACTCATAATGAGCGATTGGAATTTTTAGGTGATGCTGTTTTAGATTTGATTATTGGAGAATTTTTATACAAAAAGTTCCCCCATTCTCCTGAAGGAGAACTCTCCAAAATGCGTGCTTCAATGGTTAATGAAAAGGCATTTGCAAAAATTGCTAGATATTTAAATATTGGAGAATACCTTTATATCTCACATTCTGAAGAACAAAACAATGGCAGAGAAAAAGATTCAATTCTCTCTAATGCCTTTGAGGCAATTGTTGGAGCAATTTATCTAGAAAGTGGCTTAGAAAAAGTGCAAACGATAGTTTTGAAAATTTTAGATATTTTATATCCAAAGATTGATTTAGAAAATCTTTTTTATGATTACAAAACAAGCCTACAAGAGCTTACCCAAGCCTTATTTGGAATCACTCCAGAATATGTAGTGTTAGATTCTAAAGGACCTGATCATAATAAAGAATTTCTTATGGGCGTCTTTATTCAAAACAAAGAATACGCACAAGCTAAAGGAAAAAGCAAAAAAGAAGCTCAACAAAATTGTGCCAAAATTGCACTCAAAATTTTAAAGGATAGACAATGA
- a CDS encoding tetratricopeptide repeat protein → MEFLENIDYQDPLFGIVILIFCIGIISLFAYYWNYIMSKKQHESLAKFMESFDYIGFDKEIKEFLALSQNPIPSILFMANMYQKGANYEKAIRLYTTLLDYIKNPIDKIPILESLGNIYYKAGFPLRAKEIYLEILHHYPRSQKILKSLIKIYEDLNLYKEALEALDCLEEIEGGTTLHWHYLEAKILIFQKDDNQDKIKKILALFQKEPKLSRIILSFLKDFHPSLFWENIQKLDSTNLLEILDILWNCNSNELPTITIKNKLLQDILEAKGFYPTTNTKKETFELEALSLLNKEKNYAGDLKFTYHCTDCKANMPLPFETCPHCGTLLSIKTIITLKQKQDETRYSLL, encoded by the coding sequence TTGGAATTTTTAGAAAATATTGATTATCAAGATCCATTATTTGGGATTGTAATTTTAATTTTTTGTATTGGAATTATTAGTCTTTTTGCTTATTATTGGAATTACATAATGAGTAAAAAACAACACGAATCCCTTGCTAAATTTATGGAAAGTTTTGATTATATCGGCTTTGATAAAGAAATCAAAGAATTCCTAGCTCTTAGTCAAAATCCAATTCCTTCTATTCTTTTTATGGCAAATATGTATCAAAAAGGCGCTAATTATGAAAAAGCCATTCGACTTTATACAACTTTGCTAGACTACATTAAAAACCCCATTGATAAAATTCCTATTTTAGAATCACTTGGAAATATTTATTATAAAGCCGGATTTCCCCTAAGAGCTAAAGAAATTTATTTAGAGATTTTACATCATTATCCTCGCTCCCAAAAGATTCTTAAATCTCTTATTAAAATCTATGAAGATTTAAATCTCTATAAAGAAGCCTTAGAAGCCCTTGATTGCTTGGAAGAAATTGAAGGTGGCACCACCTTGCATTGGCATTATTTAGAAGCAAAAATTCTCATCTTTCAAAAAGATGATAATCAAGATAAAATCAAAAAGATTCTAGCACTTTTCCAAAAAGAACCCAAACTCTCACGAATCATACTTTCCTTTTTAAAGGATTTTCACCCTTCCCTATTTTGGGAAAATATTCAAAAACTTGATTCAACAAATCTTTTAGAGATACTAGATATTTTATGGAATTGCAATTCAAATGAGCTTCCAACTATTACAATTAAAAATAAACTACTCCAAGACATTTTAGAAGCTAAAGGATTCTATCCAACTACCAATACCAAAAAAGAAACTTTTGAGCTAGAGGCACTTTCTCTTTTAAATAAAGAAAAAAATTATGCAGGGGATTTAAAATTTACCTATCACTGCACAGATTGCAAAGCTAATATGCCACTGCCCTTTGAAACCTGCCCACATTGTGGCACATTATTAAGCATTAAAACCATTATTACCTTAAAGCAAAAACAAGATGAAACGCGTTACTCTCTTTTGTGA
- the rnhA gene encoding ribonuclease HI, with protein sequence MKRVTLFCDGSSLGNPGYGGWCGILRYQDKEKILKGSAKNVTNNQMELSALIFSLKALKEPCEILVISDSKYVLDGLSKWLPNWIIKDFKNIKNPELWKQYLEVSKNHKIEVKWVKGHNGHKENELCDKIAKEEALKLKNQKE encoded by the coding sequence ATGAAACGCGTTACTCTCTTTTGTGATGGATCTTCCTTGGGAAATCCAGGTTATGGTGGTTGGTGTGGAATCTTGCGTTATCAAGATAAAGAAAAGATTCTAAAAGGCAGTGCAAAAAATGTTACTAACAATCAAATGGAATTATCTGCCCTTATCTTTAGCCTAAAAGCTCTCAAAGAACCTTGCGAAATTTTAGTGATAAGCGATTCAAAATATGTCTTAGATGGACTTTCTAAATGGCTTCCTAACTGGATTATTAAAGATTTTAAAAATATTAAAAATCCAGAACTTTGGAAACAATATCTAGAAGTTTCAAAAAATCACAAAATTGAAGTTAAATGGGTTAAAGGACACAATGGACACAAAGAAAATGAACTTTGTGATAAAATTGCTAAAGAAGAAGCATTAAAACTTAAAAATCAAAAGGAATAA
- the aroC gene encoding chorismate synthase: MNTFGETLRLTTFGESHGVGIGGVLDGIPAGLAIDEDFIAQEMQRRQGGRNLFSTQRKEADKVEILSGVFEGKTTGTPLGFFIHNSASKSSDYTNIKDIFRPGHADFTYFHKYGIRDYRGGGRSSARETSARVAAGAIAKCLLNEFGITLRSGIFSIGEIACQTIDFNFAKESEIFSLDKNTEEAQKEAILKARNSHDSIGGVALVSAINVPIGLGEPLYYKLDSVIGALMLGLNGVKAVEIGSGTMAPKMKGSLHNDSITPSGFSSNHSGGILGGISNGEEIYFKVHFKPTPSIFIPQETINIQNEKHTCAIKGRHDPCIAIRGSVVCESMLALILADMLLLNATSKLENLKKIY; encoded by the coding sequence ATGAATACTTTTGGAGAAACCCTTAGATTAACCACTTTTGGCGAAAGCCACGGAGTAGGAATCGGGGGTGTGCTTGATGGAATCCCTGCAGGTTTAGCCATTGATGAAGACTTTATTGCTCAAGAAATGCAAAGGCGTCAAGGAGGAAGAAATTTATTTTCCACTCAAAGAAAAGAAGCTGATAAAGTTGAGATTCTAAGTGGAGTTTTTGAAGGCAAAACAACAGGCACTCCCCTTGGTTTTTTCATTCACAATAGTGCTAGTAAAAGCAGTGATTACACTAATATAAAAGACATTTTTCGCCCAGGACATGCAGATTTTACTTATTTCCATAAATATGGAATCAGAGATTACCGAGGTGGTGGAAGATCAAGTGCGAGAGAAACTTCTGCTAGAGTGGCTGCAGGAGCGATTGCTAAATGCCTTTTAAATGAGTTTGGAATTACGCTAAGAAGTGGGATTTTTAGCATAGGGGAAATAGCGTGTCAAACAATTGATTTTAATTTTGCTAAAGAAAGTGAAATTTTCTCTCTAGATAAAAATACAGAAGAAGCCCAAAAAGAAGCTATCTTAAAGGCTAGAAACTCGCACGATAGCATTGGAGGAGTAGCATTAGTTAGTGCTATTAATGTCCCTATTGGACTTGGAGAACCGCTTTATTACAAACTTGATTCAGTCATTGGAGCTTTAATGCTTGGCTTAAATGGAGTTAAAGCTGTAGAGATCGGTAGCGGAACAATGGCACCCAAAATGAAAGGCTCACTCCATAATGATTCTATCACGCCAAGTGGTTTTTCTAGCAATCATAGTGGTGGAATCTTGGGTGGAATAAGCAATGGTGAGGAAATCTACTTTAAAGTGCATTTTAAACCCACACCAAGCATTTTTATACCTCAAGAAACCATTAATATCCAAAATGAAAAACACACTTGTGCAATCAAAGGACGACACGATCCTTGCATTGCTATTCGTGGTAGCGTTGTATGTGAATCAATGTTAGCTTTAATTTTAGCAGATATGCTGCTTTTAAACGCCACTTCCAAGCTAGAAAACCTTAAAAAAATCTACTAA